Within Mytilus edulis chromosome 10, xbMytEdul2.2, whole genome shotgun sequence, the genomic segment aagcgatcctacattccgtcgtcgtcggcgtcgtcggcggcgtcaacaaatattcactctgtggttaaagtttttgaaattttaataactttcttaaactatactggatttctaccaaactttgacagaagcttgtttatgatcataagatagtatccagaagtaaattttgtaaaaataaaattccatttttccatattttactataaatggacttagttttttctgcggggaaacaaaacattcactctgtggttaaagtttttagaattttaataactttctcaaactatcctgggtttgtaccaaacttggacagaagcttgtttatgatcataagataatatccagaagtaaattttgtaaaaataaaattccattttttccgtattttacttacaaatggacttagtttttctgcggggaaccattacattcactctgtggttaaagtttttagaattttaataactttcttaaactatcctgggtttgtaccaaacttggacagaaggttgtttattatcataagatagtatccagaagtaaattttgtaaataaataaatccattttttccatattttacttttaaatggacttagtttttctgcggggaatcattacattcactctgtggttaaagtttttaaaattttaataactttcttaaactatcctgggtttgtaccaaacttggacgaagcttatttatgatcataagattgtatccagaagtaaagtttgtaaataaataaatccattttttccatattttacttttaaatggacttagtttttctgcggggaaccattacattcactctgtggttaaagtttttaaaattttaataactttcttaattaaactatcctgggtttgtaccaaacttggacagaagcttatttatgatcatattagattgtatccagaagtaaagtttgtaaaaagattaatccgttttttctgtaatttacttttaaatggacttagattttcttacaatcataaaatagtaacaagaggaatatttttattgatttttttcctcattattgttgagcctgcaatttacagcaaaaataggcgagacactgggttccgcggaacccttacaaatttttattagtGTAAACATttgataatttataataaaaataaatatagatgTGGGTAAATGTATAACAAGGGCTCTACATATTTGGTCTACTGAAATGAGGTCTTTTGTATGTAGGATTCAATGTTCTATGATTATGCTTCAAAATGAATGTGTACTCTTCAGAGCTTGTAGTAAAGAAAATCCTATGTAATGATGTATctcatctgtatttttttttcaagtaacgTTGTTTGAGAACTTATTTTTCTAACATTTTACTGAACAGAGAAGGACAAAATTATGCAAAccaactactgtggattcattattattcgttggataccaaatttcgtgggtttcgtgggaacAGGTTAACCACGAAagaaaatgttcaacgaaatacatattttcaataggcttagTATACAgattgtcaaaaccacgaaatcaaatatcaaggaatatgcaagttttcagcaatccacgaatattgataccaaaaaaaataaatgaatccacagtatctttAATCATCTGTTATTTAAGAAATAGTTCTATCCTTTCATGCTCTATGcttattttaacatgggtaggcattatatttgttaatatcataataccgagcgttagcgaggtattaaatgtgtacaaatataatgcctacccatgttaaaatgagcatagaacaTGGCAGGATAGATTTATTTCGATTTTATTAGGaatgtttgaaatttttcacTTCAAAGCGGACCTACAGTAGACACTCAGAATGTCGCCATCTTGATTTCATGAaccaaaaacgttatagaaaatcagcagtttatcaataaaaaaagaacagaaacatttaaacttacttttataatgttttttttaaaatttcctagcgagcaacaccaataatttttttattttgatctcCGGCGTTgtttaaaattcatctgacgttgcaatttcaattgtggcgtcaatcacgtgcagcccatgttctatttgaattagaacatggctttgtacccaaagcttaagaagaacgtcatattagaatcagtAATAACCATGATAACGCAAATCATGAGATTAGATAATTGTTATTAGTTTAAAGATTTGATAAATGATCATATGGTTTAAACTAGACACAGGTGTTATATACAAGCAATAGGGtacatgttttgaaaaatttgGTATGAAGTAATTTCATATAGTATGTTAACATTGCAATAGTTTGCTGGTGTACATAGCATGACTGATTATGAATTATAGTTTTAGAATCTAAATAATTGTATTCCTAACTATGATTTAATATGGTTCAAATGTACTGTAGGACAATATACATGTCTTCTCTTTTAAAACCCATATATAAAAAAGGAGGATTcttgaaaataatacataatgAATATGCACTCATCAGAGCTTCTAGTAAAGTTAATCCCTTGAAATGTTGTATCCAATCTGTATTGTAATGTAtgtatgcatgtatcatcagattaaattttattgatttatttgtaaCTAATGATAAATAGATACAGCCATGTTTGTATGTTGTACAATTGTCTATTTATAAGTGATTAACTAAAACATGTAATACTAGTACTTCAATCTTAATGAATGTTTCATCTCCCTTTTATTGTACTTTTTCTGAATTAAGGGGGCTCATTTCTAagaatgaactttatcttatactcaatagaaaaataaaataaaaaaattgggtcatCGTTCAATTATGTTCACAATCTGTCTTTGAAAGAAGCATACGTACCTTTTTTCtcttgaactaataggagaaatagaggtaatatcgaaataaaaaaagaaatgaattacagaaatcgctcaaattttacaatagtttagtttaagcaCAGCTTATTtggaatttataataaaaaatataggtcaccgatgagttaaaaagttatttcaattttaatgcaaaaaaatggagctttttatatgaccgcaaaaaaatTGTTTCATCACATTATGGTAtcatgtcgtcgtctgcgtcgtccgaagacactgaagtttccggacaataactatAGATTCAGTGAATGcatctttataaatttttaccagaaggtttaataccactaaaggaaggttgggattgacttttggggttatggtcccaaataGTTAAGAAATTAGGGGtaaaaaagggggcccaaaataagcatttagTATGTAGcatgtagttttcaaacaataacttgtgtttaagtggaTGAATCTATCTGAAATTATACCAAAAGTTTCCATACCATTAAGGCATGGTTAGTTATGACTTTGAGGATTATGGctcaaaattgtttggaattagGGGCATAAAACGGGGGAAACTAGGTTGTTCTGGTCAATTGACAATTAAgacactaaacaattcaaaatttggtgactttgtggatcgcatctatcccattgaattggagataaaggatactacagatacagttaagtcggcttcatatcttgacttacatctagaaattgacaatgagggtcggttgaagacaaaactttacgacaaaagagatgatttcagctttccaattgtgaacttttcatttctaagtagcaacattccagcagcacctgcatacggggtatatatctcccagttgatacgatattcccgtgcttgcatttactatcatgattttcttgatagagggttactgctcacaaggaagttggttgaccgttatagaataaccgtttcacaaatgatatcggatatgttccttacgtcgtaactacaatccccttccctttcatgaatttgacctaccgaattagactatttaccggatttgtaatcacataagaaacacgacgggtgccgaatgtggagcaggatctgcttacccttccggagcacctgagatcacccctagttttggtggggttcgtgttgtttattctttagttttctatgttgtgtcatgtgtactattgttttctgtttgtctttttcatttttagctatggcgttgtcagtttgttttagatttacgagtttgactctccctttggtatctttcgtccctcttttaagacaatttaaaagaagTGTAAGGGACAAtataatagatttgtaagatcttgaaatttgttttgtgtcagaaactcatcttatgtcaaaatttttatcaCAACCCAAATTCAGAGCTTATCAAGCTTGAATGTGGTATCCATACTTGCCCAACTGTTTGGGGTTCGACCTCTGCTGTCATATAAAGCTGCgacctgcggagcacctggttctatgatattttcatttttaaagtcatcAGGGGCCaacacaaatgatttttttgaatgatttttgtaccatatgatacaGTAACAACTTCGGtgtcatgaatatcaatattgtggtcatttttataaattttcctgttaacaaaactttgccttttttcgaaaaattaagtattttcttatccctggcatagattaccttagacggatttggcacaacttttgatattttttttatcctcaatgcttttcaactttgtacttgtttggctttataaatattttgatttgagcgtcactgatgagtcttatgtagaccaaCCGTGCTTCTGgcttacaaaattataatcctggtacctttgataactatatatatttttaaagtaatgaataaaatttgtaacgaaaaataaatgtttattttttttctgaaatttttataccctcgagcctccttaagcgatttttttaaagttaagttgTTTGCATCTACgttttttgtaaagaaaacttCTGGATTTGGCTATTGGAAACTGCAacaccatatggttgcaatgacaaaattgatggtttCGATATTCAATCTAGTCCTTCCTGCAGCTCGGTGAATGATGAACATTTTCAACACTACTCCTTGCCATAGAAAAAGATTAAAAGGACAAAAGATCCTTTTGTTCTCCATCAAAGGCCTTGATGCCATTGACTTGGGCTATATCATTCATCATTAATCAGCTCAATCGAAAATACCGCTCTATCTTAAAGATCAGTATACCTTTTATTTCTTATACCTATGCCAAACCCTTTccaattaaaaatttcatttacaAATATGTTTTACAGGATCTCAATATTGATGACTTCAAGTCTAAGCCTCCTGTTTGCACCTGTGCTAGTTCCAACTTACATACATAATAACAAgataggtgccacatgtggagcagaatctgcatACCCTTTCTAGAGTACCTGAGATCTCATCAATTTTTTATGTTGTTAGTTCTATATTTTTGGACTTATGAGTGCGGATGTCCTTTTTGTTGCCTTCGTCTCTCTCTTATCACTTTGGCAATAAAACCCCACACTTTAAAATTATCTCATTTTGACATTTAGTTTTGTATCAGTTGTATCCTGATTAAAATTAATAAGATCTTTcatctttccttttttttttaaacacagtgTACTTTGGAAGTgtcatatatattgtataataatgaaaaaatgaaagtataatactttttacagcatttaacaaatatttaatgatagCATACacacatatatctatatatttatatatccatgtaatgttttacatttatatacaGTTAACATTTTACCTTTTATATCAAGATTAGAATTTGTATTTCATGATTATcttgttttgtttgatttataaTTACAGAATTTCTAAATTGTTTTGACAGCACAAGTTTAACATCCTATAATGTTCATTTTATACAGCTTTCCCGTGTCAGAACTTTTTATAAATGTCATATCACATCCTATATATAACACTGAAAAAGGTCCTTCCATTGTAATGACCAGGGATCTCGGATATGCTATACCTCTGTCTTTGGTATTGTAGGTGGTCAGTAGATGACCAGTGTTGTCCAGTATATGTAACGTATGATAGTTATAGTCAGCTACAATAACATGGTCCATTGGTGTGGTTATAACTGACAAAGGAGTGAACCTTCTTTGTCTGTTGATGGAAGGATGTCCAGTGTAATTATTGATGACATCTCTTTTACCTAACACAACTACTTTAAGATTAGAATATGGCTGGGCCACAAAAATATTACCGTTCAGGGTACTGGTTATAGACCATATAGTTGCATCAAATATTTGTTGATTGTTTTCATCCTCTTCATACCTTGTTAGATGTTTACCATCTGTATCCATAACAACAACCACATTATCTCCACCTACTATCACTCGTCCATCTTTGGTCACATGAACACTACAGAGACCGGATAGATCGTGTATATCTTCACAGTATATAGAATCAGTCACTTTATTAGATCCAGTCTTAATCTGCTTCAGTCTTCGCCCCCCTGTAGCCAGTAGGATATCATTTGTAGGACTAACAGCTATATCAAATACCTCAATGTTCAATCTGGATATGACCTTCACCTTATCCCCTACAAGTTTAACATTCTGTAGTGCTGTATATGATTTAAAGAGATGGAAAATTTCATCCTCATCTCCATCACCAATCCATAATGAACCATCTAGGGATACTGCCAAAAACCTGATGTTTACCATTTTGGTCTTGTATTCTTTAATGTTTATTAGTTCAACATTAGTTGGAGAACTGGGTTTTCCTGCTTGTTGGTGACCAGATATTTCTTTTTCCTGTTGGTCGACACCCTTGATCATGTTGCTTTGTTGACCTACATCCTTTATATCTATGATTCTATGGTTCTTTTCTGACTTGAATTTAGAATGTATTTTATCCTTACATTTACTACACATCAATAAGTCACAGTCGAGACACTTCCATTTTACTTTAGGGTCTCCTTCACATAACTGACATTGTACAGGAATTTGTCCTTGTGGTAGGGACATTgccatatttagaaaaaaataaatcacacaGTTCTCTTTTCTAAACTGTTATTCAATAATAACTTACAACATATATGAGATAAGAAGATTATTGATTATATTACAGTAAATCCACTACATCCAAAAAACTTATCAAAGATGGAATTTAACTGTTTACCTTTAACAAGTTTTCTTATGTTTTTATATCGACCGGTTACCTACAATAATTATAGATCATGAATTTAGTTTAGTCATGGTTTTTATGTAGTTAAAAAATTACTGGAGGGCATATTAGATGATTCTCCTTTAAAACTAAGACCATAATTTCAGTCTGTGATTCTGTGGTGAAAATTTTTCAGTCCTCAATAATTTTGTCAAACCGTCAAGGAAATTTAGACAGTAGCTTGTATATGACAATAATACTGTTTCCAGAgccaaatttttaaatatatttattttcatttttccgtACTTTACTGATTTggacttaattttttttcaacatgtacagtaaacaaaaatattcagTCTGGATTTAAAATTTGTTAcacattaattattttttcaatcttCAGAGagttttacaaaactttgacagAAGCCTTTTAATGATTTAGAGACatacatgtgacagagttgttAAGTCATAACTGGAGAATTGAATTTTTTTAGCTGGAGTTTCGGTCTCATAATTGGAGATTTTTTATTGACAAACTAATCACTAAATTCCGTGTTCATTttgaataactaatcaaagagtTTAGATTGAAAGAATATTCAACTGGTGaccaaacaacactgataattaacttgTGCACTACGCGCATTCACAAATTAAAGTGTTGTTAGGTCATGCATTGAATATATTTCTCTCTTTGaaatatgg encodes:
- the LOC139492135 gene encoding uncharacterized protein, translating into MAMSLPQGQIPVQCQLCEGDPKVKWKCLDCDLLMCSKCKDKIHSKFKSEKNHRIIDIKDVGQQSNMIKGVDQQEKEISGHQQAGKPSSPTNVELINIKEYKTKMVNIRFLAVSLDGSLWIGDGDEDEIFHLFKSYTALQNVKLVGDKVKVISRLNIEVFDIAVSPTNDILLATGGRRLKQIKTGSNKVTDSIYCEDIHDLSGLCSVHVTKDGRVIVGGDNVVVVMDTDGKHLTRYEEDENNQQIFDATIWSITSTLNGNIFVAQPYSNLKVVVLGKRDVINNYTGHPSINRQRRFTPLSVITTPMDHVIVADYNYHTLHILDNTGHLLTTYNTKDRGIAYPRSLVITMEGPFSVLYIGCDMTFIKSSDTGKLYKMNIIGC